ACCTCGCCCGTGCGTACCTTCCGCACCGATGCCTGTCTCTTCATCGCCTTCTATTACGAGACGGCGGATTGGTTGACGGCATCCGCCAGGTTGCAGACCATTCGCGATGCAGCAGTTCATCCCTCAACCTGGAAACAGTGGAAAGACTTCGTAGTGGGAGATCATTTTCTAACCGTCCGCTTCGACGATCTGTGGAAGAGCGTGGATCATCGACTGCACAGGCTCGCCGACGCCGAAGAGATGGTAGTGGAAGACCCAGAGATTCTGAGCGGCACTCCAGTGATTAGTGGAACCAGAATTCCGGTCTACAGCGTGGCCGCGCTCTTCGACGCCGAAACACCCTTAAAGGAGATTCTGGAGATGTATCCGCGTCTGACCGAATCTCAGGTGGAACTCGCATCCATCTACGCGAAGGCCGTGCCTCAGCGGGGTCGCCCCAAGCGCAGGGACTATCCGGTCTTGAGCATGAGGCGGGGCAACCTCAAGACGCGGATTGCAGGTTGAGGTGGTTCCAAAGTTCCTGATTGACGAATGCCTCAGCCCTGATCTGGCGCTGCTCGCGCGCGAGCGCGGCTTTGTCGAAAGCTCGCATGTGACCTGGCTCGGCAAAGGCGGATCGAAGGACTGGGAACTGAAGCAATTCATCCTGGACCACGACTGGATCTTCGTCACTCGGAACAGCACAGATTTTCGAGGCTCTGCCCATGAACCAGGTTCTCACGGGCAGTATGCAGACGTTCCAATACATGCGGGGCTGGTTTGCGTAAATGGCCCCGACCGAATGACCGCCAAGATCGAAGTTGAACTTTTTGGCATTGTCTTGGATGCGATTGGCATGACGGGGCTAGTCAATGAGGTGATCGAGATCAATCTGGAAGAAGTAGGAAGCGGGTATGAACTTGTGCGATACGCGCTGCCCACATAGGAACGTCGCCGTGACGGTGAACCGGAAGACACGTAACGAAAACCGGGACAACGGATGGCTGCTTTTGGCTCCGTGAGTCACCCACAGCACCGCTTATTGTCCCGCCAAACGTCGACCCCGGCCCAGCCCTCTTGTCCGTGATGAGACCGCTACTCGCGAATGATATCCAACATACTTGAGTATCCGTCTGAGGGGATGCCCATGCCGTGGATGACAGCGATTTGGTCGCGGACTCGTTCTCCACCAGATTGCTATGACCGGTCGTTTCTCGATACGTCAAGATAAAAGTTGCCCCACTCTACTAAGTGATCCAAGAGGGCGCAGACCCTCTCTCTCACTCGTTCATTCAGGTCATATTCGATATGAAGGACAAGATCGCTCAGGTCCTTACGGATAACGATGCCTTCGGATTCGAGTTTTCTTAGGTTTTGTGTCAGCATTTTTTTGGATGCGGTAGGCATGATCCTCGCCAATTGTCCAAGACGGATCGGGCCCGATCGCATGGCGCAAAGAATTTGGATTCTCCATTTCCCTTGGAAGAGGACTTCGAACGCAAGATTGGCGCGGTGAACGTAGCCTGCGTCTAGGTGCTGCGTTCGAGTCGCTTCTTTCTCTTTGCTCTTCAAGGTTCAGTTTCTCCTTTTCCAATGGGCGTTTTGAGCCGTGCTGTCATCCCACGTTGTTAATCAATCCCCATTAGTGGCCAGCCTTCCGGAGTGATGTGATCCCTAGAGATCGGCCACACGTCTCTCTGCTATATCGATCACTTCGTTGCAGCGAGCC
This genomic stretch from Terriglobus saanensis SP1PR4 harbors:
- a CDS encoding winged helix-turn-helix transcriptional regulator: MKSKEKEATRTQHLDAGYVHRANLAFEVLFQGKWRIQILCAMRSGPIRLGQLARIMPTASKKMLTQNLRKLESEGIVIRKDLSDLVLHIEYDLNERVRERVCALLDHLVEWGNFYLDVSRNDRS
- a CDS encoding DUF433 domain-containing protein; its protein translation is MNQLMENLTTTEAAVAAGVSLPQINRVIDDRILPDHWYSTSPVRTFRTDACLFIAFYYETADWLTASARLQTIRDAAVHPSTWKQWKDFVVGDHFLTVRFDDLWKSVDHRLHRLADAEEMVVEDPEILSGTPVISGTRIPVYSVAALFDAETPLKEILEMYPRLTESQVELASIYAKAVPQRGRPKRRDYPVLSMRRGNLKTRIAG
- a CDS encoding DUF5615 family PIN-like protein, whose amino-acid sequence is MVPKFLIDECLSPDLALLARERGFVESSHVTWLGKGGSKDWELKQFILDHDWIFVTRNSTDFRGSAHEPGSHGQYADVPIHAGLVCVNGPDRMTAKIEVELFGIVLDAIGMTGLVNEVIEINLEEVGSGYELVRYALPT